One part of the Brevundimonas subvibrioides ATCC 15264 genome encodes these proteins:
- a CDS encoding ABC transporter permease, whose translation MNRVLLIARREYLAYARTVGFWLSLLALPLFAVLGGGLPLLIRGADTVRAVALIEEGPAASGLAEAVRKTLADDTERRNTRAREAAEKAAASAGAPPEAARGALATITQPRLRFVDVPADLATAAPGPARDAVVRRYLTDETPKADRLDAVVFLTRSGDGPGARVWAARASDDTVEDFVRDALKDANRKAVLEAAGIDAAVVDRTDDFRPEIGVFSPRSAGAGEVSLRDRLPGVIGLAMCFILWSLIITGASILLNSVMEEKSNKILEVLLSSASATEILTGKVLGVAMLTLTVLVVWGGIGAFGLVSAAPGVAAEVGSVLMTNGLLFYFAAYIVGGYLMYAVLFAAIGAFCETPRDAQTLMGPIMMVLVIPILVVQMSLVNPDAPAIRFLSWVPFFTPFLMSARAPSEPPLIEVIGTMAGMFAVALLMVWLAGRAFRAGALSDVKLSWKSFATAIGGGER comes from the coding sequence ATGAACCGTGTGCTGCTGATCGCGCGTCGGGAATACCTGGCCTATGCCCGCACGGTCGGGTTCTGGCTGTCGCTGCTGGCGCTTCCGCTGTTCGCGGTGCTGGGGGGCGGTCTGCCGCTCCTGATCCGCGGGGCGGACACGGTGCGAGCCGTGGCCCTGATCGAGGAAGGGCCCGCCGCATCCGGTCTGGCCGAGGCGGTCCGAAAGACGCTGGCGGACGACACGGAACGCCGCAACACGCGGGCCCGGGAAGCGGCCGAGAAGGCGGCGGCGTCGGCCGGGGCCCCTCCCGAGGCGGCCCGGGGCGCCCTGGCGACGATCACCCAGCCGCGTCTGCGATTCGTGGACGTGCCCGCCGATCTGGCGACCGCCGCGCCCGGTCCGGCGCGCGACGCCGTCGTGCGACGGTATCTGACGGACGAGACGCCCAAGGCCGATCGTCTGGACGCCGTCGTCTTCCTGACCCGGTCCGGGGACGGTCCGGGGGCCCGGGTCTGGGCGGCGCGCGCGTCCGATGACACTGTCGAGGACTTCGTGAGAGATGCCCTGAAGGACGCCAACCGCAAGGCCGTCCTGGAGGCGGCCGGCATCGACGCCGCCGTGGTCGACCGCACCGATGACTTCAGGCCCGAGATCGGCGTCTTCTCGCCCCGGTCGGCAGGGGCGGGGGAGGTGTCTCTGCGCGACCGGCTGCCCGGCGTCATCGGCCTGGCCATGTGCTTCATCCTGTGGTCGCTGATCATCACCGGGGCCTCGATCCTGCTGAACAGCGTGATGGAGGAGAAATCCAACAAGATCCTGGAGGTCCTGCTGTCGTCGGCCTCGGCGACCGAGATCCTGACCGGCAAGGTGCTGGGCGTGGCGATGCTGACGCTGACCGTGCTGGTGGTCTGGGGCGGGATCGGGGCGTTCGGCCTGGTTTCGGCGGCCCCGGGCGTGGCGGCCGAGGTCGGATCGGTGCTGATGACGAACGGGCTGCTGTTCTATTTCGCGGCCTATATCGTCGGCGGATACCTGATGTACGCGGTGCTGTTCGCCGCCATCGGCGCCTTCTGCGAGACACCGCGCGACGCCCAGACCCTGATGGGGCCGATCATGATGGTGCTCGTGATCCCCATCCTGGTCGTGCAGATGTCGCTGGTGAACCCGGATGCGCCGGCGATCCGGTTCCTGTCGTGGGTGCCCTTCTTCACGCCCTTCCTGATGAGCGCCCGGGCCCCGTCGGAACCGCCGCTGATCGAAGTCATCGGCACCATGGCGGGGATGTTCGCGGTGGCGCTGCTGATGGTCTGGCTGGCCGGACGCGCGTTCCGGGCTGGGGCCCTGTCGGACGTGAAGCTGAGCTGGAAGAGCTTCGCCACGGCCATCGGCGGCGGGGAGCGGTAG
- a CDS encoding ABC transporter ATP-binding protein, translating to MAVLVLDGVSKRYGEFQAVRDLSFQVQKGAICGFLGPNGAGKTSTIRMILGLQGATSGSISILGAPDGRKVRDRIGFLPEERGLYKKMTPVDAIAFFGSLKGLPDSEGRKRARDMLEAQGLGASRNKKMKELSKGMAQKVQLIASVVHRPEFVILDEPFSGLDPVNQQGLETVIRDLAANGATVLFSTHVMQHAERLCDQVVLVARGRKAFDGTVGEARATSRRFLELEGEIAEGAVAALPGVTGVEVKSDQGGVRLLKAALAPGANGQEALKAAFVSGLDVRRFELKEPTLHDAFIDLTGDHPDQDQSVARPAASLETAK from the coding sequence ATGGCGGTGTTGGTTCTGGATGGCGTGAGCAAACGCTATGGCGAGTTCCAGGCGGTTCGCGACCTGAGCTTTCAGGTCCAGAAGGGCGCGATCTGCGGGTTTCTGGGCCCCAACGGCGCGGGCAAGACCTCGACGATCCGCATGATCCTGGGCCTGCAGGGCGCGACCAGTGGGTCCATCTCGATCCTCGGCGCGCCGGACGGACGCAAGGTACGCGACCGGATCGGTTTCCTGCCCGAGGAGCGCGGGCTCTACAAGAAGATGACCCCGGTCGACGCGATCGCCTTCTTCGGGTCCCTGAAGGGGCTGCCGGACTCCGAGGGCCGCAAGCGCGCCCGGGACATGCTCGAGGCCCAGGGGCTGGGCGCGTCGCGCAACAAGAAGATGAAGGAGCTGTCCAAGGGGATGGCGCAGAAGGTCCAGTTGATCGCCTCGGTCGTGCACCGGCCGGAGTTCGTGATCCTGGACGAGCCGTTCAGCGGACTGGACCCGGTCAACCAGCAGGGACTGGAAACCGTGATCCGCGATCTGGCCGCCAACGGCGCGACCGTCCTGTTCTCCACCCACGTCATGCAGCACGCGGAGCGGCTGTGCGATCAGGTCGTGCTGGTCGCGCGCGGGCGTAAGGCGTTCGACGGCACGGTCGGGGAGGCGAGGGCGACCTCGCGACGGTTCCTGGAGCTGGAAGGCGAGATCGCCGAGGGGGCCGTCGCGGCCCTGCCCGGCGTGACCGGCGTCGAGGTAAAGTCCGATCAGGGCGGCGTGCGGCTGCTGAAGGCCGCGCTGGCCCCGGGCGCCAACGGCCAGGAGGCCCTGAAGGCGGCCTTCGTGTCGGGTCTGGACGTCAGGCGGTTCGAGCTGAAGGAGCCGACCCTGCATGACGCCTTCATCGACCTGACGGGGGACCACCCCGACCAGGACCAGAGCGTCGCCCGACCTGCCGCCAGCCTGGAGACCGCGAAATGA
- a CDS encoding M23 family metallopeptidase, with the protein MRRLPPAVRSLLTHSGQTAALIGVAVLAMAMAPAAAPSIGELEMPEAVPVLAVAEPAGPVMRAVTFGEPVPGFAINSRFGMRRLGGEPGVRMHKGVDIAAPTGTTVFAAAEGEVIRIGHDPSGYGNFIEMRHPNGLTTLYGHLSRIDVASGDRIGPRERIGLVGSTGYSTGPHLHFEVRRDGAQVNPSRVMGQVFEVAVDMPGAPVPAA; encoded by the coding sequence ATGCGCCGACTGCCGCCCGCCGTCCGATCCCTCCTGACCCACTCCGGCCAGACCGCCGCCCTGATCGGCGTCGCCGTCCTGGCCATGGCCATGGCACCCGCCGCTGCGCCGTCGATCGGGGAGCTCGAGATGCCGGAAGCGGTCCCGGTCCTCGCCGTGGCCGAACCGGCGGGGCCGGTTATGCGGGCCGTGACGTTCGGCGAACCGGTGCCCGGCTTTGCCATCAACTCCCGGTTCGGGATGCGGCGGCTCGGCGGGGAGCCCGGCGTGCGCATGCACAAGGGCGTCGACATCGCGGCTCCCACGGGCACGACGGTCTTCGCCGCGGCGGAGGGCGAGGTCATCCGCATCGGCCACGATCCGTCGGGCTATGGCAACTTCATCGAGATGCGGCACCCGAACGGCCTGACGACCCTGTACGGCCACCTCAGCCGCATCGATGTGGCGTCGGGCGACCGGATCGGACCGCGCGAGCGGATCGGCCTGGTCGGATCGACCGGCTATTCCACCGGTCCCCACCTGCATTTCGAGGTCCGCCGGGATGGGGCCCAGGTGAACCCGTCGCGGGTCATGGGGCAGGTGTTCGAGGTGGCCGTGGACATGCCGGGGGCACCGGTCCCCGCGGCCTGA
- a CDS encoding UPF0262 family protein, translating to MTDQRLASVDLDEATLPSATAEIEHERRVAIFDLVEKNVFTPEGADAGPYGLKLSLQDNRLVFDITGIDFARTYALSLTPLKSVLKDYLMICDSYYEALRGSSASQIEAVDMGRRGLHNEGAELLKARLDGKIEIDHETARRLFTLVCALYRRG from the coding sequence ATGACAGACCAGCGCCTGGCCTCCGTCGACCTGGACGAGGCGACCCTGCCGTCGGCCACCGCCGAGATCGAGCACGAGCGGCGCGTGGCGATCTTCGACCTGGTGGAGAAGAACGTCTTCACGCCCGAGGGGGCCGACGCCGGCCCCTATGGCCTGAAGCTGTCCCTGCAGGACAACCGCCTGGTCTTCGACATCACGGGCATCGATTTCGCCCGCACCTACGCCCTGTCCCTGACGCCGCTGAAGAGCGTGCTGAAGGACTATCTGATGATCTGCGACAGCTACTACGAGGCGCTGCGCGGGTCGTCGGCGAGCCAGATCGAGGCCGTGGACATGGGCCGGCGGGGGCTCCACAACGAGGGGGCCGAACTGCTGAAAGCGCGGCTGGACGGCAAGATCGAGATCGACCACGAGACCGCGCGACGTCTGTTCACCCTGGTCTGCGCGCTCTACCGCCGGGGCTGA
- a CDS encoding DUF2948 family protein, which yields MTTEAQTSAALTAEESEAIRAAGGNNAPLRLLAEDDEDLAIISAALQDSILRPADIVWEKGARRLTIELSRFCWECGGTWVRAAMQFGDVLAVKSRGLPRLPDTPLELLAIHFIEGEAPSGKVILMFAGGGDLRVDVECLDAVVADLSERWQARVTPTHLDGTGE from the coding sequence ATGACCACTGAGGCCCAGACGTCTGCGGCCCTGACGGCCGAGGAGAGCGAGGCCATCCGGGCGGCCGGTGGCAACAACGCGCCCCTGCGCCTGCTGGCCGAGGACGACGAGGACCTCGCGATCATTTCGGCCGCGCTGCAGGACTCGATCCTGCGCCCGGCCGATATCGTCTGGGAAAAGGGCGCACGACGCCTGACCATCGAGCTCAGCCGGTTCTGCTGGGAATGCGGAGGCACCTGGGTGCGGGCCGCGATGCAGTTCGGTGACGTCCTGGCGGTCAAGAGCCGGGGCCTTCCGCGCCTGCCCGATACGCCGCTCGAGCTGCTGGCGATCCACTTCATCGAGGGCGAAGCGCCCAGCGGCAAGGTGATCCTGATGTTCGCAGGCGGTGGCGACCTGCGGGTCGACGTCGAATGCCTGGACGCGGTCGTGGCCGACCTGTCGGAACGCTGGCAAGCGAGGGTCACGCCCACCCATCTGGATGGAACCGGCGAATGA
- the murA gene encoding UDP-N-acetylglucosamine 1-carboxyvinyltransferase, whose translation MDSITVHGGHTLHGSIPVSGAKNSAIKLMAASILTDQPLLLTNMPRLADTNFLGRLLQQFGIAVTERDGADGQETLFDAREITSTFAPYDLVRQMRASFNVLGPLLARTGHAKVSLPGGCTIGARPVDLHIDALTRLGASIHLEEGYVSAMAPGGLRGAEIEFPFVSVGATEHTLMAATLARGTTVLKRAAREPEIGDLARCLVMMGARIEGIDTDTLVIEGVTSLNGGAWSVIPDRIEMGSYVCAAAMAGGEVRLTKGRADLIQSLTDRLVEAGVEITPTDDGVIVKRDPAVRLKAVDVATEVYPGFATDLQAQFMALMTTAEGVSVIHENIFENRFMHAPELMRLGADISVHAGEAHVTGVDQLKGAPVMATDLRASVSLVIAGLVAEGETSIGRVYHLDRGFERLEEKLGACGADIRRVKGPPVEGPGDDH comes from the coding sequence ATGGACAGCATCACGGTTCACGGAGGTCACACCCTCCACGGTTCGATCCCCGTCAGCGGGGCCAAGAACTCAGCCATCAAGTTGATGGCCGCATCGATTCTGACCGACCAGCCCCTGCTGCTGACCAATATGCCGCGTCTGGCCGACACCAACTTCCTGGGGCGGTTGCTGCAGCAGTTCGGCATCGCCGTCACCGAACGCGACGGAGCGGACGGGCAGGAGACGCTGTTCGACGCGCGCGAGATCACCTCCACCTTCGCGCCCTACGACCTCGTGCGGCAGATGCGGGCGAGCTTCAACGTGCTGGGGCCGCTGCTGGCCCGCACGGGGCATGCCAAGGTTTCGCTGCCGGGCGGATGCACCATCGGGGCACGCCCGGTCGATCTGCACATCGACGCCCTTACGCGACTGGGGGCCTCCATCCATCTGGAGGAGGGCTATGTCTCGGCCATGGCGCCGGGGGGCCTGCGCGGCGCGGAGATCGAGTTCCCGTTCGTCTCGGTCGGCGCGACCGAGCACACCCTGATGGCGGCGACCCTGGCGCGCGGCACGACGGTCCTGAAGCGGGCCGCGCGCGAACCGGAGATCGGCGACCTGGCGCGTTGCCTGGTCATGATGGGCGCCAGGATCGAGGGCATCGACACCGACACCCTGGTGATCGAGGGCGTGACCTCGCTGAACGGGGGCGCGTGGTCGGTGATCCCGGACCGGATCGAGATGGGCTCCTATGTCTGCGCGGCGGCCATGGCCGGCGGCGAAGTGCGCCTGACCAAGGGGCGGGCGGACCTGATCCAGTCGCTGACCGACCGGCTGGTGGAAGCCGGGGTCGAGATCACGCCGACGGACGACGGGGTCATCGTCAAACGCGATCCGGCCGTGCGGCTGAAGGCCGTCGACGTCGCCACCGAGGTCTATCCGGGCTTCGCGACCGACCTGCAGGCCCAGTTCATGGCCCTGATGACGACGGCCGAAGGGGTCAGCGTCATCCACGAGAACATCTTCGAGAACCGGTTCATGCATGCGCCCGAACTGATGCGACTGGGCGCCGACATCTCGGTCCATGCGGGCGAGGCCCATGTGACCGGCGTCGACCAGCTGAAGGGGGCCCCGGTCATGGCCACCGATCTGCGGGCCTCCGTCAGCCTCGTGATCGCCGGTCTGGTCGCGGAGGGTGAAACCTCCATCGGACGCGTCTATCATCTGGATCGCGGCTTCGAGCGGCTCGAGGAAAAACTCGGGGCGTGCGGGGCGGACATCCGGCGGGTCAAGGGTCCGCCTGTCGAAGGACCGGGCGATGACCACTGA
- the msrB gene encoding peptide-methionine (R)-S-oxide reductase MsrB: protein MTDIQNAHPVRSAAGFDLTPPSESQRVALEADLNAEEKRVLLSHGTEAPFCGVLLGEKRPGVFCCRECGLPLFKATTKFESGTGWPSFTEPVDEAHVTAIVDRSYGMTRTETTCARCGSHQGHVFPDGPPPTGLRYCINSVALQFVEEGRPLPDPLGRGDGIA from the coding sequence ATGACCGACATCCAAAACGCCCATCCCGTCCGCTCCGCCGCAGGCTTCGACCTGACGCCGCCGAGCGAAAGCCAGCGTGTCGCGCTGGAGGCCGACCTGAACGCCGAAGAGAAGCGGGTGCTGCTGAGCCACGGGACCGAGGCCCCGTTCTGCGGCGTGCTGCTGGGCGAGAAGCGACCCGGCGTGTTCTGCTGCCGCGAGTGTGGCCTGCCGCTGTTCAAGGCCACCACCAAGTTCGAGAGCGGGACCGGCTGGCCCAGCTTCACCGAACCGGTGGACGAGGCGCACGTGACCGCGATCGTCGACCGGTCCTATGGAATGACGCGGACCGAGACGACCTGTGCGCGCTGCGGCAGTCACCAGGGCCATGTCTTCCCGGACGGCCCGCCGCCGACGGGCCTGCGCTACTGCATCAACTCGGTCGCCCTGCAGTTCGTCGAGGAGGGTCGCCCGCTGCCGGATCCGCTGGGCCGCGGGGACGGCATTGCCTGA